A genome region from Dehalococcoidales bacterium includes the following:
- the arsM gene encoding arsenite methyltransferase encodes MNNDEIRQAVRETYARIARERGGTEVTDPNAGSCCGPQQAAGDACCCASQDMDSAQSCCAPQQEVSTRSMRAQQSGASCCGPADAAAMAVGYSAEELQSIPESAGMGLGCGNPTALASLSEGEVVVDLGAGGGIDCFLAAHAVGKYGKVIGVDMTPDMVSAARANAQRGGYENVDFRLGEIEHLPVADDSADVVISNCVINLSPDKPQVFREAFRTLRPGGRVMVSDIVLCGELPDVIKNSLTAYTGCISGALPVEEYLAAITAAGFSDAEVVSETAVGSGELEGVVASVNVRAVKPG; translated from the coding sequence ATGAACAACGATGAAATCAGACAGGCGGTAAGGGAAACATATGCCAGGATAGCCCGGGAGCGCGGGGGCACTGAGGTTACTGACCCGAACGCGGGAAGCTGCTGCGGACCGCAGCAGGCTGCCGGTGATGCCTGTTGCTGCGCATCGCAAGATATGGACTCAGCTCAGAGTTGCTGTGCCCCCCAACAGGAAGTCAGCACCCGGAGTATGCGTGCTCAGCAGAGCGGTGCCAGTTGTTGCGGTCCGGCCGATGCGGCGGCTATGGCAGTCGGGTACTCTGCAGAAGAGCTTCAATCGATTCCGGAAAGCGCCGGAATGGGTCTCGGTTGCGGGAATCCCACCGCCCTGGCTTCGCTGAGTGAGGGTGAGGTCGTCGTAGACCTGGGCGCCGGCGGTGGTATCGACTGTTTCCTCGCCGCCCATGCCGTCGGTAAGTATGGAAAGGTAATTGGCGTCGACATGACGCCGGATATGGTCTCCGCAGCGAGGGCGAACGCACAGAGGGGTGGCTACGAGAACGTGGATTTCCGCCTGGGCGAAATCGAGCACCTTCCTGTGGCCGACGATTCTGCTGATGTGGTCATCTCCAACTGTGTCATCAACCTGTCCCCGGACAAGCCCCAGGTCTTTCGGGAGGCGTTCCGGACTCTCAGGCCGGGTGGCCGCGTAATGGTATCGGATATAGTCCTGTGCGGGGAATTACCGGACGTTATCAAGAACTCACTTACTGCGTATACTGGTTGTATTTCCGGGGCGCTACCGGTAGAGGAGTACCTGGCAGCGATTACGGCTGCGGGATTCAGTGATGCCGAGGTGGTCTCGGAGACCGCCGTCGGTTCCGGCGAGCTTGAGGGTGTTGTTGCCAGTGTGAATGTCCGTGCCGTGAAGCCGGGCTGA
- a CDS encoding HgcAB-associated protein yields the protein MGQDDCSCAPKADTCCRVEALVSIDERGQMVLPKELREKAGFRPGAKLAVTAWEKDGTICCITLTRVEELTDMVKAAIGPVMRDIL from the coding sequence ATGGGACAGGATGACTGCTCGTGCGCTCCAAAGGCTGACACATGCTGCCGGGTTGAGGCACTGGTCAGTATCGATGAGAGGGGCCAGATGGTGCTGCCCAAAGAACTCAGGGAGAAGGCCGGTTTTCGCCCCGGCGCAAAGCTGGCTGTTACTGCCTGGGAGAAGGACGGCACCATCTGCTGCATCACGCTTACCAGGGTAGAAGAGCTGACGGATATGGTCAAGGCCGCAATAGGGCCGGTGATGAGGGATATACTTTAG